The region AAATCTTGTTTCCATAATAAAGTGTTAATTCATCACCAAGTTTAACATCTGTACTTGATTTGGCCACTTTTCCATTAATTTCAATACGCCCTTTATCCGCTACTTCCTTAGCTAGCGTACGGCGTTTCACTAAGCGTGAAACTTTTAAATACTTATCTAAACGCATATCTATTCTCCTTTCGTTACTTTATCTTTTGTGTCACCTTTAAAATTTATTACTACCTAGTTAACGATTATCCTACATAATTTTTGGCTTTTACTGTGATTTAAGCCCGCATCTCAGCTTTTTATTCAATCCAGCTTCGACAACCAAATGCTCTATAAAGTCTTAGCCTTTTAGAGGTGGTACATAGATTGTTGTTAGGTTGTCGAGTTTGAAGTTGTGATCGAGTTCGTATAATTTTACCCATTTTAGTTCTGCGATGTTGCTTCCTGCTGCACGAACAATGCATACTTCATATTCATCGTCGTAAACTTCCATTAAATCTATTTTTAAGTTTGAAGCTGTAATTTGATCAAATACTTGTGGAACAATTAGGTGTTGTTTAGGAGCTATTGCTTCATAGTCAAAATCTAAGGCGTCCATCACTTGTAACCCTTCAATCGGATCGATTGCTAATGCCGCAAACATTGGATCTAGGAAGCTTTGCCCACCTAAAACAACAGCTTCAGCTTCAGCTAATAATCGTTTTACTGCATATTCAGCCACACATGGATGACCAGGAGTTGCATAAATAATGTCACCTTTTTTAGCTTCCTCTTTTACTATTTCAATAATCTCTTCATAAACAGCTTCAAATGTATCATGCTTAATATAAATATCATCAAATGCGCGATACTCAATTCCATTTTCCTCTAAAAAATTAATCATTGGATGTTCTTTCGTTCTTAAAAATAAAGGTAATCCAGACTTTAATTTTGCCACAACGCCTAGCGTTAATTGAGACTCATCTCCTGCTCCAAGTCCTACAATGTAAATCATTCATGCTGCCCCTTTCTATTATAAACAGAAATATTTTTTAATTTTTTTATTCAATCTCAGTCCTTAGACCCTATATCCTATAGTCCAATTAAAAGTTTTTCAACTGTAAAAATTTTATCTAGACCTATATATAATTGTTGAAATAATCATTCATCATTAGAGTAAGCTATTTCATCTATCTTTATACTTTTGCTATACTCTTTACATTTTTCGCTTTCTTTTTACGTCGTTTCGCACCTTTTCCCGCTACCTTAGTCGTCATCAAGAAAATTCCCATTATCAATCCATAAACAGTTACACCAGCCATCACTTGGATCGCTAATGAAATCACATTATACATTCGCACATCATCCATTCCCGATAAAATCGTCGGAATCTGTGGTCCTAAATAATCCAGCGTCATCCAAAGTCCAAGCGTTGAAAACAAAACCTTAATCAACGTTAAAATAGATTGGCGATAAATCATCTTCTTAAATTGGAATAAATTAATGACTGCCATAATTCCAAGTGCCGCTACAGAAGAAATAGCAGCTCCGCTAATCCCCATCTCCATCGTTAATGGGGCGGTCAATCCAATCTTAACTAGGATACCCGCTAATACTGACATCACTAACCTCGAATACTGCCCCTCCTGTTGCATTACAGCCGTACTTAAGAAAATAAACGGATAGAACAAAATTTGAATCGTTAAAATCTTTAGCGCCTCTACTCCACTATTATCTTTAAACAAAGCAATATTCAATTCATCTACCACACTAAATAATCCCACACAGGCAGGAATCGATAATAACAGAACTAAGAATAACGCAAAATTAAATACCTTCTTACGTTTTTTTATATCTGTCAGACCGGCCATCTGAGGAATCGTTGAAGAGACAATCGCACTCGTAAAGACTGTTGCTGTTTGAACAATTGGTAATCCACGATCAAAACTTCCCTTTAATTTCATTGCTTCAAGAGCTGGAACTCCACTATCCACAAGTGAGTTAAATACAAAGAAGCTATCTATCAATTGAAAAATAATTAAAATTCCGGCACTTAAAAACAAAAACACACTTTTCTTAAAGAAATGCGGACGATGAGTTAACTTTAAAAACTGTTGCGGTTGATCCTTTGGCTTCTTCAAACATAAATAAGCAATCGCCATTAAAGGTCCGGCTAATCCACCTAAATAAGCAAAATAAGCTAATCGATACACGCTCTGTTCTTGTAACATAAACAAGGCGAACACAATGGCCATTACACGAATTAATTGCTCAATCGTTGTCGAGTATCCAACTTCATGAATGGTCTCTGCCCTTGTTTGAGAAACACCTCGTAAATATGATAAAGTCGGAACTAATAAAAAGGCCAATCCTACCACTTTAATTAAAAGACTCAGTTGTAAGTCTCCCATTAAATATGCAATTACATTACTTCCTAAATATAAACATCCAAACGATACTAATCCAAAAAACCATAACGAATTTCTGATGTATCGCTTAATATCCTCACTGTATCCATACGTTAACAACAACTCTGAAATAATCGTCGGTAAAACAATCCCATTCAACGTTGTATAAATACCAATCAAGGGGTAAACCTGTTGGAACACATATAAACCTTCATCTCCAGCTAGATTCTGATAAGGCACCTTATAAAGCAAACTCAAAAGCTTCACAAAAAAGGCCGTTCCAGTCAGAATCACAGTCCCCTTCATCCAACCCGACTTCATAGCATCACTCCTAAAACTCCCAATCTACTTTCTCAACTTAATATTATATCACCAAAAAATTAAATTAACCTATAAACGTCGTATCAATTATAAAAAAAGCCTATTTTTTCTTCAAATCCACTTCAAAAGCTTCCAAAATGAGCAATTTTATCAAGTATTTTTTTCCATCTTCCCAATTCTTGCTTATACTATTTGTAATTTGTGCAAATATTTTATATACTTTTAACTCAAACTAATTTTAGTTTTTTTTTTTGAGGTGATTTTTATGAGAATTATAGGTGATAGTCCAATCTGGACACGAAAAAACGAAGAAACAGTCCCTTATCCTAGATTAACACATGATTTAAAAACGGATGTTGTCATCGTTGGCGGTGGGATAACAGGTGCACTAACGGCACATTATCTAATGAAACAAAACATCAGTTGCGCTTTAATTGAAAAAAATACAATCGCAATGAATGCGACAAGCGCAGAACCAGCTCTTTTACAATACGAAATCGATAACGATTTAACAGGACTTTCTTCATTAATTGGTGAAACACAGGCACAACAGGCCTTTTTATTTGGATACCAAGCTGTAATGGAAATCAGTCAAATCGTTAAAGAAATTAACAGTGCATGTGACTTCTCATTCAAACCATGCTTCTATTATACTGAAAATCCGACTAAATTAGATTACATGGAAAAAGAATGTAAATCTCGTCAAGCAATCGGAATTCATTGCGAACTTTTCACTCCTGAAAATAATAAAGAGGATTTTAGCTTTAATTTTGAAGCTGGAATCTTCTCACATTATGGTGGTGCTATCATGGACCCTGTAAAATTCACACGTGATCTCATCGACTATAATGTAAAAAAAGGTCTTCAAGTCTTTGAACAAACAACAGTCGTTGACTACAATTTATCATCACGTGAAGTCATCCTAACAACAGAAAATGATTTTACCATTACAGCAAACAAAGTAGCAATTTGTACAGGTTACGATGCCTTAACGTGGTTTAAAAAAGAAGATCCATTCTATACACTTAGTCGTACATTCTCAATCGTATCAAAACCGGTATCAGCACTAAATGGATGGAGAGAAGAATGTCTAATTCGAAATGATGAAAAACCATACACATATCTTCGTCCAACAATGGATAACTGTATTATTATCGGTGGAGAAGATCTTGAAATCAAAAACCAAAAAGATGAAATCGCCACAATGGGGGATCGTGATCCTGAAGCATTACAACAATATCACCAACTACTACGCCGAGCTCGTCGTATGTTCCCACAAATTGAAAATATCAAAACAGATTCTTGGTGTCACGGAATCTTTATTGACACAAAAGACGGACTTCCATTCATCGGTAAACACCCTGATTACCCTGGAGCCTACTTTAACTTAGGATTTGGATCAAATGGAATCCTTTATTCATTAATTGGGGCTAAATTAATCTCACAAGACTATACAGGTAAAAATCCAAAAGAATTTGAACTATTTAAATTTAACCGTTACTAAAAAAAGAGCCACAGGCTCTTTTTTTCATACTCTTAACCTTTGGGTCATACATTTTGTATAACACATAGAAAAGGAGACTAACACATGAAACGAAAAGAAAAAATTCCAGTTAAAACTCATTACTTTATTTTAGGAATACTCGTAGGAACACTCATTATTCCTAAAATCACAAAAAGTTCTTTTGGATGCAATAATGGAAACAATTATTTCATCACAATCAAAAAAGACAATCATCAATAACACTCATTTCATGCTATCATAGAATTAAGTAAAAATCGAAGGAGCATAGTTTAACATGAAACTCGAAACAGAACATCTCATTTTATACCCACTAACGGACACACTCATCGGGCAAATACTAAATAATGAAATAACAGAATTTTCAACAGCGAAGTGGCTAACAGAAGATAATCGCACACTCTTAACGTGGATGAAAGATGAACTCTACCTTTTCATGCCACCAAAAATCGGATTTACATCTTGGATTTTTATTGAAAAAGAAACAAACCAAGTCATTGGTGATGGTGGATACAAGGGAAATCCAAATCAAGAGGGTGAAATCGAAATTGGATATGAAATAATCGAAGCTAAACGCCGCAAAGGATACGCAACAGAAGCTATTAATGCCCTAATTGATTGGGCTATGACTCATCGAGAAGTCAAATCCATTATTGCAAAATGTCACTATGAAAACATCCCATCCCAAAATCTCGTCCAAAAGCTACAATTCACCTTTGTAGGCGAAGAAGATGAAATGAACATCTATCAACTTTACTTTGATGAACATCCACTCTTTAAAGCTTTTAAATGCGTGATTATCGGTGTAGCCTGCTTAGGTGCTATCATCCCACTTTCAAAAAAACTAATTAAAAAGGCTAGTCGTAAATAAACGACTAGCCTTTCCTTATTGTTTCAAAATACGATTAATGACTTTCTTAGCATTTACATGCGTAATATCGTCAATCTCCATACTACTATAACCTCGACTCATCAACTCATCAATAATAAGTTGTGCCTCTTTTGCACTACCACAGTCTGATAAGTTGGCATTCACGCCATCTTCTGATAAATAGTTCATAAAGTCAAAACCTAACGCAATATACTTACTGCCAACTAACTTCTTAATATAATCAATATGATCAACCATTGCTTTAATTGTATACTCATCTGAATGCACAAAATCAGGCACAGCTGTAACCCCAATCACACCACCGGTTTCTGCAATCCCTCTAATTTGGCCATCCGTTAAATTACGTCGATGCCCTCTTAAAGCATAGCAATTCGAATGGGAAGCAATAACAGGCTCAGTTGTGACATCTAAAATATCAGTCATCGTTTTAATACTG is a window of Turicibacter sanguinis DNA encoding:
- a CDS encoding oligosaccharide flippase family protein gives rise to the protein MKSGWMKGTVILTGTAFFVKLLSLLYKVPYQNLAGDEGLYVFQQVYPLIGIYTTLNGIVLPTIISELLLTYGYSEDIKRYIRNSLWFFGLVSFGCLYLGSNVIAYLMGDLQLSLLIKVVGLAFLLVPTLSYLRGVSQTRAETIHEVGYSTTIEQLIRVMAIVFALFMLQEQSVYRLAYFAYLGGLAGPLMAIAYLCLKKPKDQPQQFLKLTHRPHFFKKSVFLFLSAGILIIFQLIDSFFVFNSLVDSGVPALEAMKLKGSFDRGLPIVQTATVFTSAIVSSTIPQMAGLTDIKKRKKVFNFALFLVLLLSIPACVGLFSVVDELNIALFKDNSGVEALKILTIQILFYPFIFLSTAVMQQEGQYSRLVMSVLAGILVKIGLTAPLTMEMGISGAAISSVAALGIMAVINLFQFKKMIYRQSILTLIKVLFSTLGLWMTLDYLGPQIPTILSGMDDVRMYNVISLAIQVMAGVTVYGLIMGIFLMTTKVAGKGAKRRKKKAKNVKSIAKV
- a CDS encoding RNA-binding S4 domain-containing protein gives rise to the protein MRLDKYLKVSRLVKRRTLAKEVADKGRIEINGKVAKSSTDVKLGDELTLYYGNKILKVRVTDIKDSTKKQDAAYMYEIISEERIERPSLDEVTGIEIFE
- a CDS encoding SAM-dependent methyltransferase; its protein translation is MIYIVGLGAGDESQLTLGVVAKLKSGLPLFLRTKEHPMINFLEENGIEYRAFDDIYIKHDTFEAVYEEIIEIVKEEAKKGDIIYATPGHPCVAEYAVKRLLAEAEAVVLGGQSFLDPMFAALAIDPIEGLQVMDALDFDYEAIAPKQHLIVPQVFDQITASNLKIDLMEVYDDEYEVCIVRAAGSNIAELKWVKLYELDHNFKLDNLTTIYVPPLKG
- a CDS encoding GNAT family N-acetyltransferase, whose protein sequence is MKLETEHLILYPLTDTLIGQILNNEITEFSTAKWLTEDNRTLLTWMKDELYLFMPPKIGFTSWIFIEKETNQVIGDGGYKGNPNQEGEIEIGYEIIEAKRRKGYATEAINALIDWAMTHREVKSIIAKCHYENIPSQNLVQKLQFTFVGEEDEMNIYQLYFDEHPLFKAFKCVIIGVACLGAIIPLSKKLIKKASRK
- a CDS encoding NAD(P)/FAD-dependent oxidoreductase, with product MRIIGDSPIWTRKNEETVPYPRLTHDLKTDVVIVGGGITGALTAHYLMKQNISCALIEKNTIAMNATSAEPALLQYEIDNDLTGLSSLIGETQAQQAFLFGYQAVMEISQIVKEINSACDFSFKPCFYYTENPTKLDYMEKECKSRQAIGIHCELFTPENNKEDFSFNFEAGIFSHYGGAIMDPVKFTRDLIDYNVKKGLQVFEQTTVVDYNLSSREVILTTENDFTITANKVAICTGYDALTWFKKEDPFYTLSRTFSIVSKPVSALNGWREECLIRNDEKPYTYLRPTMDNCIIIGGEDLEIKNQKDEIATMGDRDPEALQQYHQLLRRARRMFPQIENIKTDSWCHGIFIDTKDGLPFIGKHPDYPGAYFNLGFGSNGILYSLIGAKLISQDYTGKNPKEFELFKFNRY